In the genome of Acidobacteriota bacterium, one region contains:
- a CDS encoding pyrimidine/purine nucleoside phosphorylase, which yields MHESGEEHVTIITGSLRVKLPGEDWKTVKRNEKYIVPPKSSFEVEASADVAYICYYKGRKGDTESDCMPDN from the coding sequence TTGCACGAATCTGGAGAAGAGCACGTCACTATCATCACAGGGAGTCTGAGAGTCAAACTCCCCGGCGAAGATTGGAAAACAGTAAAGCGTAACGAGAAATACATTGTGCCTCCGAAGAGCTCGTTCGAGGTTGAAGCGAGTGCTGACGTAGCATATATCTGTTACTACAAGGGAAGAAAAGGTGACACGGAATCGGATTGCATGCCAGACAATTAG
- a CDS encoding glucose 1-dehydrogenase produces MRLKNKVTIITGAKSGIGLATANRFAAEEAKVVVADIMDASQEVRDITKQRGEAIFVQIDVSNENQVNTLIEKTVETYGRLDVLVNNAGIGLVKKVTETTEAEWDRLIGVNLKGVFLCCRAAIPVMKQKGGGVIINVASELGLVGGSEIAAYCASKGGVVQLTKAMAIDHAVEGIRVNCVCPGPVSTPLLESIIQSSTNPEEERRNIVEKTLLKRLAKPQEIAAVIAFLASDDSSYMTGSIVTVDGGWAAR; encoded by the coding sequence ATGAGACTGAAAAATAAAGTTACAATAATTACAGGGGCAAAATCCGGTATCGGTTTGGCAACTGCCAACCGCTTTGCTGCCGAGGAAGCCAAAGTTGTTGTGGCTGACATCATGGATGCTTCCCAAGAAGTCCGAGATATAACTAAGCAGAGGGGAGAAGCAATCTTTGTCCAGATAGATGTCAGCAACGAGAACCAGGTAAATACATTGATTGAGAAGACTGTTGAAACCTATGGCCGCTTGGATGTTTTGGTAAATAATGCGGGAATAGGACTTGTCAAAAAAGTTACTGAGACCACAGAAGCAGAATGGGATCGGTTGATAGGTGTAAATCTGAAAGGTGTCTTTCTTTGCTGCAGAGCAGCTATACCGGTTATGAAGCAAAAAGGCGGTGGCGTTATCATCAATGTGGCTTCCGAGCTCGGCTTAGTTGGCGGATCAGAAATTGCAGCTTATTGTGCTTCAAAAGGTGGAGTTGTACAATTAACTAAAGCAATGGCGATTGACCATGCTGTCGAGGGCATTCGTGTGAACTGCGTTTGTCCAGGTCCCGTTTCTACTCCCCTTCTGGAATCGATTATTCAAAGCTCAACAAATCCTGAAGAAGAACGGCGCAATATTGTTGAGAAAACATTGCTGAAACGTTTGGCAAAGCCACAAGAAATTGCTGCTGTCATTGCTTTTCTAGCTTCTGACGATTCGTCTTATATGACAGGTTCTATAGTAACTGTTGACGGTGGATGGGCCGCACGTTAA
- a CDS encoding GNAT family N-acetyltransferase, translating to MSEKPSNTIWVRFTWNLNDLQVDIKPPEQYKFRSASVDELDKVLEVVLAAYSSDLIWLPLMEGIRKRMTDRIHSTIGKPDVDYIIAEFGDQIVAVSGIAKSHWTSQNLLTGICVLPEHQRKGLGKYLLGLSLMRLKEMDLQQACVYTEAKSLADRKIYSLYGSSREENVKYPGVRQPLKIKKQKWEPL from the coding sequence ATGAGCGAGAAACCATCGAACACTATCTGGGTGCGGTTTACTTGGAATTTAAATGATCTTCAGGTAGACATCAAACCACCAGAACAATACAAATTTCGTTCTGCTTCCGTTGATGAGTTAGATAAAGTGTTGGAGGTAGTACTTGCAGCATATTCTTCGGATCTGATTTGGTTGCCATTAATGGAAGGAATCCGCAAAAGAATGACTGACCGAATCCATAGCACTATAGGAAAACCGGATGTTGATTACATTATTGCAGAGTTTGGTGATCAAATTGTAGCAGTATCTGGGATAGCCAAGTCTCACTGGACAAGTCAGAATCTGCTCACAGGAATTTGTGTGTTGCCTGAGCACCAGCGCAAAGGTTTGGGTAAATATCTTCTCGGTCTGTCTTTGATGCGACTTAAGGAGATGGATCTACAACAGGCTTGTGTTTACACGGAAGCTAAATCACTTGCTGATAGAAAGATCTATTCACTTTATGGTTCAAGCCGTGAAGAAAATGTGAAATATCCGGGAGTTCGCCAACCACTTAAAATCAAAAAGCAAAAATGGGAGCCATTATGA
- a CDS encoding DUF2461 family protein: MWSWIVFKRPNKDWKDAPAYFFEISPDSYRYGMGFYSASPDTMDRFREMIDKKPKEFLKAISFYAKQQIFVVEGEMHIPMNLATDSD, encoded by the coding sequence GTGTGGTCGTGGATTGTCTTTAAAAGACCAAACAAGGATTGGAAGGATGCACCAGCTTATTTCTTTGAAATTTCTCCAGATTCCTACCGTTATGGTATGGGTTTTTACAGTGCTTCACCTGATACAATGGATAGATTTCGAGAGATGATTGACAAAAAACCAAAAGAATTTCTAAAGGCAATTTCATTCTATGCAAAACAGCAGATTTTTGTAGTAGAAGGTGAAATGCATATTCCGATGAATCTGGCCACTGATTCTGATTGA